One window of the Streptomyces sp. ITFR-21 genome contains the following:
- a CDS encoding FAD-dependent oxidoreductase, with translation MDPEVPVIPPGKDIVIIGGGGAGTLAANRLRARCAGPGIRITVVDRTGHRDPETELLVALGLFGPGTPQPPEHLRLRAGIGFRRAEAASVDTARARVRLAGGATAGYDVLVLATGEHPLPHGLGGARGFVPADPRAARPDAGPEVFAVGAAAGARPPDGPAVHAQVEALADGVRRRLAGDPAYRSGGGVFAAPR, from the coding sequence ATGGACCCCGAAGTCCCCGTGATCCCCCCGGGCAAGGACATCGTCATCATCGGCGGCGGCGGCGCCGGCACGCTGGCGGCCAACCGGCTGCGCGCCCGCTGCGCCGGGCCCGGGATCCGGATCACGGTCGTCGACCGCACCGGCCACCGCGACCCGGAGACCGAACTCCTCGTAGCTCTCGGCTTGTTCGGGCCCGGTACGCCGCAACCCCCCGAACACCTCCGGCTGCGGGCCGGCATCGGCTTCCGGCGCGCGGAGGCCGCCTCGGTGGACACCGCCCGCGCGCGGGTGCGACTGGCCGGCGGCGCCACCGCCGGCTACGACGTCCTGGTGCTGGCCACCGGGGAGCACCCCCTCCCGCACGGCCTGGGCGGCGCGCGCGGCTTCGTCCCGGCCGACCCGCGCGCAGCGCGTCCGGACGCCGGGCCGGAGGTCTTCGCCGTCGGCGCCGCCGCCGGCGCCCGGCCGCCGGACGGACCCGCGGTCCACGCCCAGGTGGAGGCGCTCGCGGACGGCGTCAGGCGCCGGCTGGCCGGGGACCCCGCGTACCGATCCGGCGGCGGCGTGTTCGCGGCGCCGCGCTGA
- a CDS encoding isoprenylcysteine carboxyl methyltransferase family protein, which yields MTPYTLLVLLVAGERLAELVTARRNAAWSRRHGAAEYGRGHYPVMVALHTGLLAGCLVEAHTAGRPFQPALGWPMFALALAAQALRWWCIRTLGPRWNTRVIVVPGLPLVTGGPYRLMSHPNYLAVVVEGLALPLVHGAWITALCFTLADLPLLAVRLRCENSALTTATAVAAR from the coding sequence ATGACCCCGTACACGCTGCTCGTCCTGCTGGTGGCCGGTGAACGGCTCGCCGAACTGGTCACCGCCCGCCGCAACGCCGCCTGGAGCCGCCGCCACGGCGCCGCCGAGTACGGCCGCGGCCACTATCCGGTGATGGTCGCGCTGCACACCGGTCTGCTGGCCGGCTGTCTGGTCGAGGCGCACACCGCCGGCCGGCCGTTCCAGCCCGCTCTCGGCTGGCCCATGTTCGCCCTGGCGCTCGCCGCGCAGGCGCTGCGCTGGTGGTGCATCCGTACGCTCGGACCGCGCTGGAACACCCGGGTCATCGTCGTCCCCGGGCTGCCGCTGGTGACTGGCGGACCCTACCGGCTGATGAGCCATCCCAACTATCTGGCGGTCGTCGTGGAGGGCCTCGCGCTGCCGCTGGTGCACGGCGCGTGGATCACCGCGCTCTGCTTCACCCTCGCCGACCTCCCCCTGCTGGCGGTCCGGCTGCGCTGCGAGAACTCCGCGCTGACCACGGCCACCGCCGTCGCCGCCCGGTGA
- a CDS encoding SDR family oxidoreductase has translation MPSTKVAVVTGGSRGIGRAAAERLAARGYAVVVGYAGGQDAAESVVAAITGNGGQAVAARADVADETAVAAVFDLAEQRFGGVDAVVHAAGRMALAPVAELDLADLDGILRTNVRGTFVVAQQAARRLRDGGSVVTFSTSVVGLAFPGYAAYSASKGAVEAVTLILARELRGRNINVNAVAPGPTATDLFLDGKDDATIAHLAAQPPLERLGTPEDIAEVVAFLASEAGHWVNGQVLRANGGII, from the coding sequence ATGCCCAGCACCAAGGTCGCCGTCGTCACCGGAGGCTCGCGGGGGATCGGCCGGGCGGCCGCCGAGCGGCTCGCCGCCCGCGGCTACGCCGTGGTCGTCGGCTACGCCGGCGGCCAGGACGCGGCCGAGTCCGTCGTGGCCGCCATCACCGGGAACGGCGGCCAGGCCGTCGCCGCCCGGGCGGATGTCGCCGACGAGACCGCCGTAGCCGCCGTGTTCGACCTGGCCGAGCAGCGCTTCGGCGGTGTCGACGCGGTCGTGCACGCGGCCGGCCGTATGGCGCTGGCGCCGGTCGCCGAGCTCGACCTCGCCGACCTCGACGGCATCCTGCGCACCAACGTGCGCGGCACCTTCGTCGTCGCCCAGCAGGCCGCCCGGCGGCTGCGCGACGGCGGCTCGGTGGTCACCTTCTCCACCTCCGTGGTCGGCCTGGCCTTCCCCGGCTACGCCGCCTACAGCGCCAGTAAGGGCGCGGTCGAGGCCGTGACGCTGATCCTGGCCCGTGAGCTGCGCGGCCGGAACATCAACGTCAACGCGGTCGCCCCCGGCCCCACCGCCACCGACCTCTTCCTGGACGGCAAGGACGACGCCACCATCGCTCACCTCGCCGCCCAGCCGCCGCTCGAACGCCTCGGCACCCCGGAGGACATCGCGGAAGTGGTGGCCTTTTTGGCCTCCGAGGCCGGGCACTGGGTCAACGGCCAGGTCCTACGCGCCAACGGCGGCATCATCTGA
- a CDS encoding type III polyketide synthase, protein MTRIAAVHGVLPPHRYEQHEITDALAAMGMVRGAGRAVLDRVHDGSTVRTRRLALPLERYAELSGFGQANDSFIEVALELGEQAVRGALDEAGLRARDVDLVISTSVTGIAAPSIEARLAGRLGLREDVKRVPIFGLGCVAGAAGLARLHDYLDARPDGVAVLLSVELCSLTLQRADASAANLVAGALFGDGAAAVVAVGRDRPGGRPDEGPRVVATRSRLYPGTERLLGWDIGDRGFQIVLGGDLPDLVRSHLGSDVRAFLADHDLKPQDVTAWVCHPGGPRILEAVRETLDLPARALELAWRSLAEVGNLSSASVLHVLRDTLALRPPLPGSAGLLLAMGPGFCSELVLLRW, encoded by the coding sequence ATGACGCGAATCGCCGCCGTCCACGGGGTGCTCCCACCGCACCGCTACGAGCAACACGAGATCACCGACGCGCTCGCGGCCATGGGGATGGTGCGCGGCGCGGGGCGCGCGGTCCTGGACCGGGTGCACGACGGCTCCACCGTCCGCACCCGCCGGCTGGCCCTGCCTCTGGAACGCTACGCCGAGCTGAGCGGGTTCGGCCAGGCCAACGACAGCTTCATCGAAGTGGCCCTGGAACTGGGCGAACAGGCGGTGCGCGGGGCGCTCGACGAGGCGGGGCTGCGGGCGCGGGACGTGGATCTGGTGATCTCCACCTCGGTGACCGGCATCGCCGCCCCCTCGATCGAGGCCCGGCTGGCCGGGCGGCTGGGGCTGCGCGAGGACGTGAAGCGGGTGCCGATCTTCGGGCTGGGCTGCGTGGCGGGCGCCGCGGGACTGGCCAGGCTGCACGACTACCTGGACGCTCGCCCCGACGGCGTGGCGGTGCTGCTGTCGGTGGAGCTGTGCTCGCTCACCCTGCAGCGCGCCGACGCCTCGGCGGCCAACCTGGTGGCCGGCGCGCTGTTCGGTGACGGCGCCGCGGCCGTCGTCGCGGTGGGACGCGACCGCCCCGGCGGCCGGCCGGACGAGGGCCCCCGGGTGGTCGCGACCCGCAGCCGGCTGTATCCCGGCACCGAGCGGCTGCTCGGCTGGGACATCGGCGACCGGGGCTTCCAGATCGTGCTGGGCGGCGACCTGCCGGACCTGGTCCGCTCCCATCTCGGCTCCGACGTCCGCGCGTTCCTGGCCGACCACGACCTGAAGCCGCAGGACGTGACGGCCTGGGTCTGCCATCCCGGCGGCCCCAGGATCCTGGAGGCGGTACGGGAGACCCTGGACCTGCCGGCCCGCGCGCTGGAGCTGGCCTGGCGTTCGCTCGCCGAGGTCGGCAACCTGTCGTCCGCCTCCGTCCTGCACGTCCTGCGCGACACCCTGGCGCTGCGGCCCCCGCTGCCCGGTTCCGCGGGGCTGCTGCTGGCGATGGGACCGGGATTCTGCTCCGAACTCGTACTGCTGCGCTGGTAG
- a CDS encoding nucleoside deaminase, which translates to MSDAATADPAIMLGVAIEEARAGLAEGGIPIGAALFGPDGQVLGRGHNRRVQDGDPSAHGETSAFRAAGRLRGYGRTTMVTTLSPCWYCSGLVRQFGIGHVVIGEARTFHGGHDWLAGNGVRVTLLDDPECVALMTDFIAARPELWFEDIGE; encoded by the coding sequence ATGAGTGACGCGGCGACCGCGGACCCGGCGATCATGCTGGGCGTGGCGATCGAGGAGGCCAGGGCCGGGCTCGCCGAGGGCGGGATCCCGATCGGCGCGGCCCTGTTCGGGCCGGACGGGCAGGTGCTCGGCCGGGGGCACAACCGCCGGGTGCAGGACGGCGATCCGTCGGCGCACGGGGAGACCTCGGCGTTCCGCGCCGCCGGACGGCTGCGCGGCTACGGGCGGACCACGATGGTGACGACCCTGTCGCCGTGCTGGTACTGCTCGGGGCTGGTCCGGCAGTTCGGCATCGGCCATGTGGTGATCGGCGAGGCGCGGACCTTCCACGGCGGCCACGACTGGCTGGCCGGGAACGGGGTCCGGGTGACGCTGCTGGACGACCCCGAGTGCGTGGCGCTCATGACGGACTTCATCGCCGCCCGGCCCGAGCTGTGGTTCGAGGACATCGGCGAGTAG
- a CDS encoding purine-cytosine permease family protein, whose product MTTTPSSASLGGDGSPTPAVALAQAAPDEIVAYGDHVLAVEPTGAEPVPDDGRHGRPIQLLWTWVSPNMEFATVFIGVLAVGIFGLGFWSAVLAIVLGTALGAVAHSFLGLRGPRFGVPQMVAGRSAFGFYGNALPAGLNALSAGIGWFAVNSVSAAYALNTLLHWRLLLCLFIVVVLQIAVAFLGHNFIHSAEKYTFPVLTVIFLVTSVVILAKSHPSAADGSHAFSGAFLLTTGAAFGYAAGWTPYGSDYTRYLAKSTPRWKVALWPGLGVLVSCLLLEIVGAASATLVAPKGATLTGAFIDPLPEWLGKLTLLAIAIGGIAANALNIYSGALSFVAMGIKLPAAVRRATVALVFGVAGTAVAWSGLHDSGERYENFLLVITYWIGPWLAVVFLDMWLRRGRPDAETGALLADPTYRNWAGPLAMAAGTAAGVLLFSNQTDFTGVVPKHVPQIGDIAFAAGFVVAGLLYLALRKVPGLGPAGAALQAAPKPV is encoded by the coding sequence ATGACGACCACCCCCTCCTCCGCTTCCCTCGGAGGTGACGGTTCCCCAACTCCCGCCGTCGCCCTCGCCCAAGCCGCACCCGACGAGATCGTGGCCTACGGCGACCACGTCCTGGCCGTGGAGCCGACCGGCGCGGAGCCAGTCCCCGACGACGGCAGGCACGGCCGGCCGATCCAGCTGCTGTGGACCTGGGTCAGCCCCAACATGGAGTTCGCCACCGTCTTCATCGGCGTGCTCGCGGTCGGCATCTTCGGCCTCGGCTTCTGGTCCGCCGTGCTGGCGATCGTCCTCGGTACCGCCCTCGGCGCGGTCGCGCACTCCTTCCTGGGCCTGCGCGGACCCCGGTTCGGCGTGCCGCAGATGGTCGCCGGCCGGTCGGCCTTCGGCTTCTACGGCAACGCGCTGCCCGCCGGGCTCAACGCGCTCAGCGCCGGCATCGGCTGGTTCGCGGTGAACAGCGTCAGCGCCGCGTACGCGCTCAACACGCTGCTGCACTGGCGGCTGCTGCTGTGCCTGTTCATCGTGGTGGTCCTGCAGATCGCGGTGGCCTTCCTCGGGCACAACTTCATCCACTCGGCGGAGAAGTACACCTTCCCCGTGCTGACGGTGATCTTCCTCGTCACCTCGGTGGTGATCCTGGCCAAGTCGCACCCGTCCGCAGCGGACGGCTCGCACGCCTTCAGCGGCGCGTTCCTGCTGACCACCGGCGCGGCGTTCGGCTACGCGGCCGGCTGGACGCCGTACGGCTCGGACTACACGCGCTATCTCGCGAAGTCGACGCCGCGCTGGAAGGTCGCGCTGTGGCCGGGGCTCGGGGTGCTCGTGTCGTGCCTGCTGCTGGAGATCGTGGGCGCCGCGTCGGCGACCCTCGTCGCCCCCAAGGGCGCTACGCTCACCGGTGCCTTCATCGACCCGCTGCCGGAGTGGCTGGGCAAGCTGACTCTGCTCGCCATCGCCATCGGCGGCATCGCGGCGAACGCCCTCAACATCTACTCCGGCGCGCTGTCGTTCGTGGCCATGGGCATCAAGCTGCCCGCGGCCGTCCGGCGCGCCACCGTCGCCCTGGTGTTCGGCGTCGCCGGGACCGCCGTCGCGTGGTCGGGCCTGCACGACTCCGGTGAGCGGTACGAGAACTTCCTGCTCGTCATCACCTACTGGATCGGCCCCTGGCTGGCGGTCGTCTTTCTCGACATGTGGCTGCGCCGCGGCCGCCCCGACGCCGAGACCGGCGCGCTGCTGGCGGACCCCACCTACCGCAACTGGGCCGGTCCGCTGGCAATGGCCGCCGGCACCGCCGCGGGCGTCCTGCTGTTCTCCAACCAGACCGACTTCACCGGTGTGGTCCCCAAGCACGTCCCGCAGATCGGTGACATCGCCTTCGCCGCAGGCTTCGTCGTCGCCGGGTTGCTGTACCTGGCGCTGCGGAAGGTGCCCGGTCTCGGTCCGGCCGGTGCGGCGCTCCAGGCCGCGCCGAAGCCCGTCTGA
- a CDS encoding universal stress protein: protein MDRQRVIVGVDGSLTAFGALDAAALEAERRRTGLEVVHCPADPDTAGPVLRAAAARVRGRHPCLRVTLSAVVGDPAEALLVRGGDAVLTVVGSRRPAGLAGLLAPSVGRRVAARARGPVLVVPGADVRHTAGRTAPGGVLLGLESDGDADAALFAFEEARLRDTRLDVLHAWTYPPVTALVLPAGRLPGRVACQGAARSALPGRAAAPLREAGPRRPAESRPVRSAPCRELIEATGEADLMVVAVRPGGTGRGARPGPLVRALLRRSHCPVAVVPVGGARGG from the coding sequence ATGGACCGGCAGCGTGTGATCGTGGGCGTGGACGGGTCCCTCACCGCCTTCGGGGCCCTGGACGCCGCCGCGTTGGAGGCGGAGCGGCGCCGTACCGGCCTGGAGGTGGTCCACTGTCCGGCCGACCCGGACACCGCGGGCCCCGTCCTGCGGGCCGCCGCCGCGCGGGTCCGCGGGCGGCACCCCTGCCTCCGCGTGACGCTGTCGGCGGTCGTGGGCGATCCGGCCGAGGCGCTGCTCGTACGCGGCGGGGACGCGGTACTGACCGTCGTCGGCAGTCGCAGGCCGGCCGGCCTCGCCGGGCTGCTGGCGCCCTCGGTGGGCCGCCGGGTGGCAGCGCGCGCCCGTGGACCGGTGCTCGTCGTGCCGGGCGCGGACGTACGCCACACGGCCGGGCGGACCGCGCCGGGCGGGGTGCTGCTCGGTCTGGAGAGCGACGGCGACGCGGACGCGGCGCTGTTCGCCTTCGAGGAGGCGCGGCTGCGCGACACCCGGTTGGACGTGCTGCACGCGTGGACGTACCCGCCGGTGACCGCCCTCGTCCTGCCGGCCGGTCGGCTGCCCGGCCGGGTCGCCTGTCAGGGCGCGGCGCGGTCCGCGCTCCCGGGCCGGGCCGCGGCGCCGCTCCGGGAGGCGGGCCCGCGCAGGCCGGCGGAGAGCCGGCCGGTACGGTCCGCGCCGTGCCGGGAGCTGATCGAGGCGACCGGGGAGGCGGATCTGATGGTGGTCGCGGTCCGTCCCGGCGGCACCGGGCGCGGTGCCCGGCCGGGGCCGCTGGTACGGGCGCTGCTGCGCCGCTCGCACTGCCCGGTGGCGGTGGTCCCGGTGGGCGGGGCGCGCGGCGGGTGA
- a CDS encoding PucR family transcriptional regulator, with translation MSEILTFDVLGRAGAEVLAGQDSLGRPVRWVHSSEIYEIGPLLSGGELLLTTGLGLAGADAGACRHYVRELDERGVTGVAVELGRSLPDMPYAILDESRRRGLPLVALRRVVPFIRITEAVNTAIVTRTLGELPYRPDGAAAVLADMEAGTALSQQEVTARLRTLGFRPERSHRLIGVAGHAAEPAAAAAALDRAADRLGGSLLRAAAPGAVTALLAVPGPPAGDPVSTARTAVGEASAGGGEGLTFALGPAVRPDGGWRRWGETLREARATLRLALTVPLPESGPATARGGTLVTTSRALALERQLAGDGLTAAARDRLAALVDRTLGPLLGWEAAHPSDLVHTLEVHLRNGCSPTRTAALLHVGRQSLYQRLDRIESLLGLPVADPEAHGELLLAACAHRLLRATE, from the coding sequence TTGAGCGAGATCCTCACGTTCGACGTGCTGGGGCGGGCCGGCGCCGAGGTGCTGGCCGGGCAGGACTCGCTCGGCCGGCCGGTCCGGTGGGTGCACTCCAGCGAGATCTACGAGATCGGCCCGCTGCTGTCCGGCGGTGAGCTGCTGCTGACCACCGGCCTCGGCCTGGCGGGCGCCGACGCCGGGGCGTGCCGCCACTACGTCCGCGAGCTCGACGAGCGCGGCGTGACCGGTGTCGCCGTCGAACTCGGCCGGTCGCTGCCCGACATGCCGTACGCGATCCTCGACGAGAGCCGCCGCAGGGGCCTGCCGCTGGTGGCGCTGCGCCGGGTGGTGCCGTTCATCCGAATCACCGAGGCGGTCAACACCGCGATCGTCACCCGGACACTCGGCGAACTGCCCTACCGGCCCGACGGGGCCGCCGCCGTGCTGGCCGACATGGAGGCAGGCACCGCGCTCAGCCAGCAGGAGGTGACCGCCCGGCTGCGGACCCTCGGCTTCCGCCCGGAGCGCTCGCACCGGCTGATCGGCGTCGCCGGCCACGCCGCCGAGCCGGCCGCCGCCGCGGCGGCCCTGGACCGGGCCGCCGACCGGCTCGGCGGCTCCCTGCTGCGGGCTGCGGCACCGGGGGCGGTCACCGCGCTGCTCGCGGTGCCGGGGCCGCCGGCCGGCGACCCGGTGAGCACCGCGCGGACCGCCGTCGGCGAGGCGTCCGCGGGCGGCGGCGAGGGGCTGACCTTCGCGCTCGGCCCCGCCGTCCGCCCGGACGGCGGCTGGCGGCGCTGGGGCGAGACGCTGCGCGAGGCCCGCGCCACCCTGCGGCTGGCGCTGACCGTGCCGCTGCCGGAGAGCGGTCCGGCCACCGCCCGCGGCGGCACGCTGGTGACGACCTCGCGGGCGCTCGCCCTGGAACGCCAGTTGGCGGGCGACGGCCTCACCGCCGCCGCCCGCGACCGGCTGGCCGCCCTGGTCGACCGGACCCTGGGACCGCTGCTGGGGTGGGAGGCCGCCCACCCCAGCGATCTGGTGCACACCCTGGAGGTGCACCTGCGCAACGGCTGCAGCCCGACCCGTACCGCCGCACTGCTGCACGTGGGCCGCCAGTCGCTCTACCAGCGGCTGGACCGCATCGAGTCGCTGCTCGGCCTGCCGGTCGCGGACCCCGAGGCCCACGGCGAGCTGCTGCTGGCGGCCTGCGCGCACCGCCTGCTGCGCGCCACGGAGTGA
- a CDS encoding isopenicillin N synthase family dioxygenase has product MQDRTRIPVIDLAPWLSGDADARAATAAAVDTALTRAGFLLLTGHGVSREARAAVRGAARRFFALPQEAKQRYAVSVGGRGWLGRGAEANGYSEGTATPPDLKESWTVGADRPSGDPATDAFWFQPNVWPQREVPELREAVEGHLAAMRAVADEVLRLLAAALGQPGDFFTRHTAHPTYTLNINWYPGTAVVGEPQPGQYRIGPHTDFGTVTLLDRQQGKGGLQVYVDPADGGAGWEDAPYDADALTVNIGDLMARWTGDRWRSGRHRVLPPSPEAPAEDLMSLVYFYECDPHTTVTPLPAPLGRVPYEPVDSSVYLKEKLDAITVG; this is encoded by the coding sequence ATGCAGGACCGGACCCGTATCCCGGTGATCGACCTCGCCCCGTGGCTGTCCGGGGACGCCGACGCGCGGGCGGCGACCGCCGCGGCGGTGGACACCGCGCTGACACGGGCCGGTTTCCTGCTGCTCACCGGGCACGGTGTCAGCCGGGAGGCGCGCGCGGCGGTGCGCGGCGCCGCCCGCCGGTTCTTCGCGCTGCCGCAGGAGGCCAAGCAGCGGTACGCGGTCAGCGTCGGCGGGCGCGGCTGGCTCGGCCGCGGCGCGGAGGCCAACGGCTACTCGGAGGGCACCGCGACTCCCCCGGACCTCAAGGAGTCCTGGACGGTCGGCGCGGACCGGCCGAGCGGCGACCCGGCGACGGACGCCTTCTGGTTCCAGCCCAATGTGTGGCCGCAGCGGGAGGTGCCGGAGCTGCGCGAGGCGGTGGAGGGCCATCTGGCGGCAATGCGCGCGGTCGCCGACGAGGTGCTGCGGCTGCTGGCGGCGGCCCTCGGGCAGCCCGGGGACTTCTTCACCCGGCACACCGCGCATCCCACGTACACCCTCAACATCAACTGGTATCCGGGCACCGCGGTCGTCGGCGAGCCGCAGCCCGGCCAGTACCGTATCGGCCCGCACACCGACTTCGGCACGGTGACGCTGCTCGACCGCCAGCAGGGGAAGGGGGGCCTGCAGGTGTACGTGGACCCGGCCGACGGCGGTGCCGGCTGGGAGGACGCCCCCTACGACGCGGACGCGCTGACCGTCAACATCGGGGACCTGATGGCCCGGTGGACCGGGGACCGCTGGCGCTCGGGCCGGCACCGGGTGCTGCCGCCCTCTCCCGAGGCACCGGCCGAGGACCTGATGTCGCTGGTCTACTTCTACGAGTGCGACCCGCACACCACGGTGACGCCGCTGCCCGCCCCGCTCGGCCGGGTCCCGTACGAGCCGGTGGACTCCTCGGTCTACCTGAAGGAGAAGCTGGACGCGATCACGGTCGGCTGA
- a CDS encoding TetR/AcrR family transcriptional regulator codes for MDTRTRILRAAADLLSRSTDADVSTRAVCEAAGVGAPILYRQFGDKAGLLSAVVDYGFEQYLAPKRAAVPSADPVQDLRNGWDHHVRFAVENPNYYRLMYSPGLSVPPEAAAEAQRLLRGVVERVAAAGRLRVAPETATRMVMSANSGVALSLIARPALYPDPAFSDRVRDAVIGAVTLTPDPVAAATVATTAAMLGSQLRAAPPAALTAAETALLRQWLDTLADS; via the coding sequence ATGGACACGAGAACGCGGATTCTGCGGGCGGCGGCCGACCTGCTGTCGCGGTCGACGGACGCCGACGTGTCGACGCGGGCCGTGTGCGAGGCGGCCGGGGTGGGGGCGCCGATCCTGTACCGGCAGTTCGGGGACAAGGCGGGGCTGCTCTCCGCCGTCGTGGACTACGGCTTCGAGCAGTACCTCGCCCCCAAGCGCGCGGCGGTGCCCTCCGCCGACCCGGTCCAGGATCTGCGCAACGGGTGGGACCACCACGTGCGCTTCGCGGTGGAGAACCCCAACTACTACCGGCTGATGTACTCGCCGGGCCTGTCGGTGCCGCCGGAGGCCGCCGCGGAGGCGCAGCGGCTGCTGCGCGGGGTGGTGGAGCGGGTCGCCGCGGCCGGCCGGCTGCGGGTGGCGCCGGAGACGGCCACCCGGATGGTCATGTCGGCCAACTCCGGTGTGGCGCTGTCGCTGATAGCGCGGCCCGCGCTCTATCCCGATCCCGCGTTCTCCGACCGGGTCAGGGACGCGGTGATCGGGGCGGTCACCCTGACGCCCGATCCGGTGGCGGCGGCGACGGTGGCGACCACGGCCGCGATGCTCGGGTCCCAGCTGCGGGCCGCGCCGCCGGCCGCGCTGACCGCCGCCGAGACCGCACTGCTCCGCCAATGGCTGGACACACTGGCCGACTCCTGA
- a CDS encoding cyclic nucleotide-binding domain-containing protein, whose amino-acid sequence MTSRLMTMTARLDTLSDEHRERLMALAHEVRYAAGARLFEERERADRFWLIREGDVALELRVPGRPAAVIENLGQGSLLGWSWLFPPRRWHMSAKALTGVRAWEFDAAEVRRLCEEDPRFGYVFVLACAEVIGHRLEDARTRLLDLYGPYGSGLPR is encoded by the coding sequence ATGACGAGCAGGCTGATGACCATGACGGCCCGGCTGGACACGCTGTCCGACGAGCACCGCGAGCGCCTCATGGCGCTGGCCCACGAGGTCCGCTACGCCGCCGGGGCCCGGCTGTTCGAGGAACGGGAGCGGGCGGACCGGTTCTGGCTGATCCGCGAGGGCGACGTGGCGCTGGAGCTGCGGGTGCCCGGACGCCCGGCGGCGGTGATCGAGAACCTGGGACAGGGATCGCTGCTCGGCTGGTCGTGGCTGTTCCCGCCCCGCCGCTGGCACATGTCCGCCAAGGCGCTGACCGGTGTGCGGGCCTGGGAGTTCGACGCGGCCGAGGTGCGCCGGCTGTGCGAGGAGGACCCGCGGTTCGGCTACGTCTTCGTGCTCGCCTGCGCCGAGGTCATCGGACACCGTCTGGAGGACGCCCGCACCCGCCTGCTCGACCTGTACGGCCCCTACGGCAGCGGCCTGCCCCGCTGA
- a CDS encoding LLM class F420-dependent oxidoreductase: MVRIGAVFPQTEIGDNPDDISLWARAVERAGYRHIVAYDHVLGAGTDTRPDWTGYTVDTPFHEVFVLLGYLAAFTTVTELVTGVLVLPQRQTALVAKQAAQVDVLSRGRLRLGVGVGWNAVEYGALGESFTDRGRRSEEQVELLRALWSRPQVTFEGRWHHVDNAGIKPRPVRGSIPVWFGGQAEATLRRIARLGDGWFPQSPPDDDTRRTLERLDRYLAQAGRQRSHIGVEARLSLSRVAPSERLAFAEGWARLGATHLTVDTMGLGLRTAAEHVAALEEALATIGPIAAG; encoded by the coding sequence ATGGTTCGCATCGGCGCGGTCTTCCCGCAGACCGAGATCGGCGACAATCCGGACGACATCAGCCTGTGGGCTCGGGCGGTGGAGCGGGCCGGGTACCGGCACATCGTGGCCTACGACCATGTGCTGGGCGCGGGCACGGACACCCGCCCGGACTGGACCGGCTACACCGTCGACACCCCGTTCCACGAGGTCTTCGTGCTCCTGGGGTATCTGGCCGCCTTCACGACGGTCACCGAGCTGGTGACCGGTGTGCTGGTGCTGCCGCAGCGGCAGACCGCGCTGGTGGCCAAGCAGGCGGCCCAGGTCGACGTGCTGAGCCGCGGCAGGCTGCGGCTCGGGGTGGGGGTGGGCTGGAACGCGGTGGAGTACGGGGCGCTGGGCGAGTCCTTCACCGACCGCGGCCGCCGCAGCGAGGAACAGGTCGAACTGCTGCGCGCGCTGTGGTCGCGGCCGCAGGTCACGTTCGAGGGCCGGTGGCACCACGTGGACAACGCCGGGATCAAGCCGCGTCCCGTCCGCGGGAGCATTCCCGTGTGGTTCGGCGGGCAGGCCGAGGCGACGCTGCGCCGGATCGCGCGGCTGGGCGACGGCTGGTTCCCGCAGTCGCCGCCGGACGACGACACCCGCCGGACGCTGGAGCGCCTGGACCGCTACCTCGCGCAGGCCGGGCGGCAGCGCTCTCACATCGGCGTCGAGGCGCGGCTGAGCCTGTCCCGGGTGGCGCCGTCCGAGCGGCTCGCGTTCGCCGAGGGGTGGGCCCGGTTGGGCGCGACCCATCTGACGGTGGACACGATGGGCCTGGGGCTGCGGACGGCCGCCGAGCACGTCGCCGCGCTGGAGGAGGCCCTCGCGACGATCGGTCCGATCGCGGCCGGCTGA